In Myxococcales bacterium, a single genomic region encodes these proteins:
- a CDS encoding glycosyltransferase produces the protein MQWIDSFYSPFPSLVLSLSLLAVVSFVTWRGTGRKVALAICVVLTTRYILWRALYTLNLEDNLSIGISLTLFLAEFYGFTQLLLSTFQSWSPTDRQSPEIERYPTVDIMVTVVDEPLYILKRTLIGCLYQDYPKDRLKIYVLDDGQRSEVRALATELGISYRTRSDRAHAKAGNLNEAMKRSSGEIIAVFDVDHVPMQDFLKKTVGFFADEDVAIVQTAQDFYNQDIFQRSVAPGRNLYNEQALFFRTLQAGRDHHNSSFFAGSSGLLRRKALEEIGGFQTDTITEDLHTSLILHAAGYKSCYLNETLAFGLMPETFEGYTKQRARWAKGNAQVLVNDNPFFKPGLSWAQRLDYYGAIHYFFFGVPRIIYLIAPLSWLAFSISPIKADISELLNFFFSSYAASLMTIKMISRNTRSAFWSDVHETVMCFALTRASFAGLLFSKSNPEFEVTPKGGRSEAQGFAGATAVGWHMSVFGLLIFGIANGLRQWFGPDPTPGLAISMWWASFNVVLLAAAIMPARSQRQVRNFIRRVSSVPCMILDGSEKTTAKILDVSEAGVALWIPAARYALQKRIHISFGARGDQPLTLKGSIVRQELEPSGGATLGVQFEDLDEPTTRRLIFRLLSSSTLQDEEEASGTGVMGSLGSIFSVLAQIGEHLRPSRRSTPRLPFANACQLQYDGAILTGRTWDISFAGVTVVLSGSHQVPSQPCVLTIENVELSVTPIESIERDEETLVRFQINAITKGEPTWQSWHQPSSH, from the coding sequence GTGCAGTGGATTGATTCTTTTTATAGTCCGTTCCCATCGCTGGTGCTGTCCCTCAGCCTGCTGGCCGTCGTCAGCTTCGTTACCTGGCGCGGCACCGGGCGGAAAGTTGCGCTGGCGATCTGCGTCGTCCTTACGACACGCTACATACTGTGGCGGGCACTCTATACGCTGAACCTCGAAGATAATCTGAGTATCGGCATTAGCCTGACCCTGTTCCTGGCCGAATTCTATGGATTCACTCAGCTGTTGCTGTCCACATTCCAGTCCTGGTCGCCGACCGACCGACAATCCCCTGAGATCGAGAGATACCCGACTGTCGACATCATGGTTACGGTCGTCGATGAACCCCTATACATCCTAAAGCGCACCCTGATTGGATGCTTGTATCAGGATTACCCGAAGGATCGCCTCAAGATCTACGTGCTGGACGACGGACAGAGATCCGAGGTGAGAGCGCTCGCGACGGAACTCGGCATCTCGTATCGAACCCGATCGGATCGGGCACATGCCAAGGCGGGAAACCTGAACGAGGCAATGAAACGCTCATCGGGTGAAATCATCGCCGTGTTCGATGTCGACCATGTTCCGATGCAGGACTTCTTGAAGAAGACCGTCGGGTTCTTCGCCGACGAAGACGTCGCGATCGTTCAGACCGCGCAGGATTTCTATAATCAGGACATCTTCCAGCGGAGCGTTGCGCCAGGACGGAACCTGTACAACGAACAGGCTCTCTTCTTTAGAACCCTGCAGGCCGGGCGCGATCACCACAACAGCTCATTTTTTGCGGGGAGCAGCGGACTGCTTCGACGCAAGGCGCTCGAGGAGATTGGCGGCTTCCAGACCGACACGATCACGGAAGATCTTCACACCAGCCTCATCTTGCACGCAGCGGGTTACAAGTCGTGCTACCTGAACGAGACCCTGGCGTTTGGGTTGATGCCGGAAACCTTCGAAGGGTACACGAAACAGCGCGCACGTTGGGCCAAAGGGAATGCCCAGGTACTCGTAAACGACAACCCCTTCTTCAAGCCGGGACTCAGCTGGGCTCAGCGCCTGGATTACTACGGTGCCATCCACTATTTCTTCTTTGGCGTCCCGCGAATCATCTATCTGATCGCCCCACTCTCGTGGCTCGCCTTTTCGATTTCCCCAATCAAGGCCGACATCAGCGAACTGCTCAATTTCTTCTTTTCGTCCTACGCAGCATCCCTCATGACGATCAAGATGATCAGTCGAAACACCCGCAGTGCGTTCTGGTCCGATGTCCATGAGACTGTCATGTGCTTCGCATTGACCCGGGCGAGCTTCGCGGGTTTGCTCTTTTCAAAATCGAACCCAGAGTTCGAAGTCACGCCCAAGGGCGGTCGTTCCGAAGCGCAAGGCTTCGCGGGGGCCACAGCGGTAGGTTGGCACATGAGCGTTTTTGGATTGCTGATCTTCGGGATCGCGAACGGCCTGCGCCAGTGGTTCGGACCGGATCCGACTCCGGGGCTCGCGATCAGTATGTGGTGGGCGTCATTCAACGTGGTTTTGTTGGCGGCCGCCATCATGCCGGCTCGCTCCCAGCGACAGGTACGCAATTTCATCCGCCGCGTCAGCAGCGTCCCTTGCATGATCCTCGATGGTTCAGAGAAAACGACGGCGAAGATTCTGGATGTCAGTGAAGCGGGCGTGGCGCTCTGGATACCTGCTGCCAGGTACGCACTACAGAAGCGCATCCACATCTCGTTCGGAGCCAGAGGGGACCAGCCGCTGACGCTGAAGGGATCCATTGTACGTCAGGAACTCGAGCCCAGCGGTGGCGCAACACTCGGCGTGCAGTTCGAAGATCTCGATGAGCCCACCACCCGAAGGTTGATCTTTCGCTTGCTTTCGTCGTCAACGCTGCAGGACGAAGAAGAGGCTTCGGGGACGGGTGTAATGGGTAGTCTGGGGTCGATCTTCTCGGTGCTCGCACAAATTGGAGAGCACCTGCGGCCGAGTCGTCGGAGCACACCGCGGCTGCCCTTCGCAAACGCCTGTCAACTTCAGTACGATGGCGCGATCCTTACTGGCCGGACCTGGGACATCTCGTTCGCCGGCGTGACAGTGGTGCTCTCTGGAAGCCACCAGGTGCCTTCGCAACCCTGTGTACTTACGATCGAAAATGTGGAGTTGAGCGTGACTCCGATCGAGTCCATCGAACGAGACGAAGAAACCCTCGTTCGTTTCCAAATCAACGCGATCACGAAGGGGGAGCCGACATGGCAGTCCTGGCATCAGCCCTCCTCGCACTGA